In the genome of Bacillota bacterium, the window CGTAGCGGCGGAGCGCACCGAGGGTTGCAGGATCGGCCTGCCCGGTGAGCGGTCCCTCGTAATACCCCCTGTACCGGAGCACCGCCTGGGCGAATAGCACCATGTCCTCCGTCAGGTCCACCCGGTCTTCGGGGTCTTTCGGGAGCGACCGCCGGCTGAGAGCGAGCAGGCGCTTGAGCTCCGGAATCGGTGCCGCGTGGTCGTCGACCCGCAAGTCGAACATCCGGTCGTTGCCCCCGCCGTATCCCGATCCCTCCCGTACGACGTAAAGGGCAGCCGACTGACGCCCCCGCCGGTCGCCGCCGGCTGCATCTCCGGCCTCAAGCGCCGCCACCAGGCGTTCGGCCAGCGGCACCTCTTCGCTGGCCGCCTCGAAGGCCACCGCCATCTGTTCGAGTACGTCCGGCCCTGCCAGGATGTTCCCCTGGCACGTGTAGCCCGCACCGATTCGGTGCCCGGCCCAGGGAAGGCAGCGCGGCCCTGTGAAGGCGGCGCTTTCACCCCTGCTGTCCACGACGCCCACCTGCCGCACATCCCGCCCCGAATCCT includes:
- a CDS encoding DUF1028 domain-containing protein is translated as MDGLLVSTFSIVGCDVRRREWGVAVASKFLAVGSVVPWAQAGAGAVATQAFANTRYGPQGLSLLAAGLSAQEVVDRLVGEDSGRDVRQVGVVDSRGESAAFTGPRCLPWAGHRIGAGYTCQGNILAGPDVLEQMAVAFEAASEEVPLAERLVAALEAGDAAGGDRRGRQSAALYVVREGSGYGGGNDRMFDLRVDDHAAPIPELKRLLALSRRSLPKDPEDRVDLTEDMVLFAQAVLRYRGYYEGPLTGQADPATLGALRRYGAAKGVTLTASHEIPAGLVQALLKDYAS